The following nucleotide sequence is from Schistosoma mansoni strain Puerto Rico chromosome 4, complete genome.
AAGCCATGGTTGATTTATAAAATCCTCCCCCCTTTTATcattaatttcttttctttcaatATTCATAAATTGTAAAAGTTTACCAGTTTGTATATTAAAACCCCAACCAACACCTAATCCTTTTTTACGTAAATCAGGTTTTAATTGGATAGGTGCACTTCGTACTCCAATTCCTTTACATGTAACTGCAGCCATTTGAACAAAGTATATAGTTTTTCCAGTTAATCCTTTAATTAATGTCTTTTGTTCAGTGTAAGATAAATTGAAATTTTGATGATTACTTGCATCTTCATCATATACATAAATTATATAACCCATTAATAATCCATTCCAATGGATTACAGGAGGTGGATCCCATGAGAGTTCTatagttgtattagatatccATATAGCAAATATTTTATCCGGTGGTGAACTTGGAAAACTTTCAAAAGTTAAAACTTTAAGAGTATTACTTTCACGGCTTTCAATAATTTTCATCAAAGAATTAGATGAATATGCTTTAACTTTGATTTCATAGCATCGAAAGGCATCAAGATCACGTAAAAGGCTAGTTTCCTGGATTGTTAGTGCGTTATGAATCTCACTAAATTTCCTATCTTTCTGATATTGAGTTTTGATATCGATGACCGTCCATGGGTCTGATGTTGCGTTATTGAATTCCTGTTCTTGCTTATTCTTAAAATTTTGTTGTAAAGTTTGCATAGTTTCAAGACGAAATAGAGAATGTGAATCTAAAGAAGTGGTAGATTTAATGCTGCAGTACATTCTTTCCCCATTTTTTGTTGTTAGTCCAGTTGCATCTGAGTAAATGCCCTCGAGTTTGTTAGAAATGCACTTCATCAAGGGGACTTCTCTGTGATAAACAAAATAACCTTTTACCATTGATAGTACAGGGGGAACTTCTGTAATGGACCAGCTAACTCGCACCCTTTTAGGTGAAAGTGGATACAAATGTAACAATATTAAGTTAACATTTTTAAAGGACTTCAAACTTTCTCTGTCCGATAGTTGAACCTCTTGATGACTTAAAACTTGTTCTTTTAAAGTTAAAACTGGACCCAGAGGGGCGCTGGCCCAACCTACTCTTCCTTCATTCCAGCGAGGtctaattaaaaaataataaatagtttcTGGTTGTAATCCTCCTAACTGTACAGTATGTGCGTGCCAATTTTTTTCAACCACTATCCATCCATCTGTTGGTCTATCAGGTCTATAGAGCTCTACCCAATAGGTAATCTGACGAGAATTCATTGGGCTACCTCTTGTGAATTCTTGTGAGGGAAGTGGTGGAAATGGTAGATCCCAAACTAGTATGACAGTCGATGACGTCACATTTGTGGCTTTTAGGTTTTCTGGCGGAGGAAGAGGACTTTCGTTGCTGATAGCTGCCGTTGCCGGTGATCCTTCAGGTACAACATCCAAGTAAGAGGTCCAGTTAGATTGCAAAGTAAATGATACCAAACTCTCATCTATGTAAGGTTTGATAACTGCTTTTGCAAGACATGTATAATTTCCAGAATCTTCTATTCGTAAATTTGATATCTGAAGGCTACCTCGTGGAAGCAAAGTGTAACGCTGATCATAAGGCAGATTTGAAATGTCTATATTTTCCTTTACACCATCCTTCGTAGACCTATACCATCCAATAGACCAATCAGATAAATCTGAATAGGGCAGTGTTGATGCCAAAGATCCAGGCAAGCCTCTAGTTAATCCCAGTTCGCAATCCAAGGTGACTATCTCACCGACAGTTCGTGTTTGGTTTGGCGGTGgtagtcctattatgggagcTAGCCAATAAAAATTAGATGAAGAAAACTGGCTTGGTTCGTTTTCAGAAAGTGAATATACATCTTTCGATGAATCCACCTTTTTCTTAGATAAGTTAATGACGTGCAATGTTGCACTCGTATGAATTGTATCGATAGATGAATGTGCTGTGCATTGGTATTTACCAGAATCTTTTTGTCTGACATCTCTAACTTCTAAACTCCCTTCAGGAGTTAAATAATGTTTACCATTATGAAATTCATTGATTGTTTGGTCACCAGGAAAAATCGGTGTTTTATCCGGAAGCTCCCAATAAATTGATGGCAATGGATGCCCTGCAGCTATGCAATGAAACACTGCAGTTTCTCCTTCGTTAACGGTCAGATCATCTGGTGTGACAGAAAATGCTGGTGGTGTATCAACTGTTACCGTGGCATCAGCTTCAATACCTCCAGCAGCAGTGCAAATATATGTACCAGAGTCTGAAATCTGAGCGTTTCTGATAAGGAGATAACTTTCAGTCAGTTCAGCCCGATGCGGATCTATTGGTTCTTCCCCAGGTCCTCTTTTCCATTTAACAACATGATTTCCTTCAACTTTGCATTTCAGCTTGATATCACGTCCTTTTTTGACCCTAATATCTACGGGAGTTTCCAGAAACCGAGTACGTGACTTAACTATCAGATAGGCTGAAGGAGAAACTTGTTCACCGGCGATATTAGATGCCACACAAGTATATGTTCCGCTGTCTTTAATAGTGACAGGATTTATATGCAAACTTCCGTCAattgatatttcaatatttgacTTAAACTCATTTATCACAGAGATATTATTCTTAGGTTTTACTCCATTCTGAGCAgaaatcaaattattatttttcaaccAGTAGACCTTGACTTCAGGTAATCCTATTGGAGGAATACATTCCATCACAACTTTATCACCTTCATGAACAGTTTTATCCACTGGTATCTGTTTAAATTGTGAACTTATATAAACTGAACCACCACGTACTGGTGGTTGACTTATTGTCCATCCGGCTGAATTTGAAGCAttacaataaaatgaatacaatTTACCTCTTTCAGGACTAGAAACTAATAGTTTACCATAATGTTGATTTACATGTATACCAGAAGTTGTTCCACTACTTGGTATTTCATCAATAACTTGTTTACCAGTCATTGCATCATACCATACAATTATAGGTTTTGGATATCCAGTAGCTTGACATGTGAATTCAAGTACACTATCTGTTGAAAATACATCTGAAGGTGAATGAGTTATTATAGGTTTTATCCAATTGTTTTTATGTTCCATTTCATTTCTGTACGCCGTTAATCCTACGGTGAATTGAACAATTAGAATTAGATATTGATGTATGAAAGTAATCATTGTCTGAGAAGCTGATTTGAACCAATGACTTTGGTAagattattattctttattgaTTGATGTTTAAAGGATCCTTGAAATCATCAAATTCCAGTTTCTGAATAACTaaaagaaaagaacaaaaaacGTAATAAAGTATTTTCAATATGAAGGAGTACTTTGAGAAAATGATAGAGAATATTTGTGGCTTAGATGGGTGCTActtgtgttggagaatgctggtcggcggcctatgctccattgggtgtaacaggcgtaagtaagataGATGCCACTGAGGTGAATGTTTGTTATGTTAGACAAAATCATATCCAATCGCCAATGGAAAATAGTAGAGCTGAGAATTATCACTTTTGTGTTTATGTgatacatcaacttcactgaGTAACAGTCAACATATACTTTCAAGCATTTTTCCTATTGTGAACAATGTACTGTACatgaaataaacatttagaCATATCTTCATAAGAATTTAGTGATTATGTATTCAAGCCTTACATTttctatagttgaattcatgagtcaattaagtctaga
It contains:
- a CDS encoding axon guidance protein, which codes for MITFIHQYLILIVQFTVGLTAYRNEMEHKNNWIKPIITHSPSDVFSTDSVLEFTCQATGYPKPIIVWYDAMTGKQVIDEIPSSGTTSGIHVNQHYGKLLVSSPERGKLYSFYCNASNSAGWTISQPPVRGGSVYISSQFKQIPVDKTVHEGDKVVMECIPPIGLPEVKVYWLKNNNLISAQNGVKPKNNISVINEFKSNIEISIDGSLHINPVTIKDSGTYTCVASNIAGEQVSPSAYLIVKSRTRFLETPVDIRVKKGRDIKLKCKVEGNHVVKWKRGPGEEPIDPHRAELTESYLLIRNAQISDSGTYICTAAGGIEADATVTVDTPPAFSVTPDDLTVNEGETAVFHCIAAGHPLPSIYWELPDKTPIFPGDQTINEFHNGKHYLTPEGSLEVRDVRQKDSGKYQCTAHSSIDTIHTSATLHVINLSKKKVDSSKDVYSLSENEPSQFSSSNFYWLAPIIGLPPPNQTRTVDISNLPYDQRYTLLPRGSLQISNLRIEDSGNYTCLAKAVIKPYIDESLVSFTLQSNWTSYLDVVPEGSPATAAISNESPLPPPENLKATNVTSSTVILVWDLPFPPLPSQEFTRGSPMNSRQITYWVELYRPDRPTDGWIVVEKNWHAHTVQLGGLQPETIYYFLIRPRWNEGRVGWASAPLGPVLTLKEQVLSHQEVQLSDRESLKSFKNVNLILLHLYPLSPKRVRVSWSITEVPPVLSMVKGYFVYHREVPLMKCISNKLEGIYSDATGLTTKNGERMYCSIKSTTSLDSHSLFRLETMQTLQQNFKNKQEQEFNNATSDPWTVIDIKTQYQKDRKFSEIHNALTIQETSLLRDLDAFRCYEIKVKAYSSNSLMKIIESRESNTLKVLTFESFPSSPPDKIFAIWISNTTIELSWDPPPVIHWNGLLMGYIIYVYDEDASNHQNFNLSYTEQKTLIKGLTGKTIYFVQMAAVTCKGIGVRSAPIQLKPDLRKKGLGVGWGFNIQTGKLLQFMNIERKEINDKRGEDFINQPWLIVTVICSLLVWCATVALITFCCRYQRYRFRKSPGTVLIANHSQCGSIADGSNNIGTSINNSMNENKISKSSHLLQKDHVQLEPLLRSETPNMENDNCLESMDKGKYVGWHHYPSTTQNQTLHNMTTNSHNEFNNTESCDTQFNSFNPALLALSHSPCILNETNNVGLYATAENITNTIVHNNHHPNIQSNNTQTNHHILQGPNTLIPFPNDRTSRTSYLSYQSHIIPQSQINTNIPNGYHNIDQNFSSVTRIGLTSLPLIAPVAPINSLQHINESIPSSHSIHDCHGQIPQLTVAPYATASLIHNALNGNKNTSTKNCTSPTFYTMNNGVYDDNIDTPSELTYEFDENVTPSVSTKCNLLQTQLQTNQPSYTNACYRTSNNEENGNLPQFSSPGQHDLVECSQRQEIRNKSNSATSSSLTNDDEKSYRWKKTLNDQLTNELDSNYFKQNHSKMIVTTTTTTTTTATTSQQQNSFTSKSEQGEGYLFCYNDKQIILPPPPKSPPPPAPRYNHTIHDNNDNIINYQCSPIKIDEHQEYSSSSSLSSSSSLTHTPHSSASITNDMKPIPQSYPMIITSKHKETEYLLSTNNHHHHHQHNNQSPINKQNIYYSNFCSSDDERENEQIQNKNSINGSIMNGTKYSNHPHQHPYQQHQHQPYQHRDPSLNSSYSIDKQSFIQKPIMSLNENELPNTASSTTFCIKLNPEEHSSSTYAQVY